Within Myxococcales bacterium, the genomic segment CCTATGCGCAATGGCTTAAAGAACTGGGGGGTCCCCCGGCTGGCAAAACACCTGAGCAGTGGGGCGAAATGCTCTACACGCAATATGCGTGCATCACATGTCATTCCAACAAGCCCGGCGTGCAGCTTGTGGGCCCTAACTTCGTGGGTCTTTGGTCCAAGACCGAAACGCTTGAGTCCGGCGATACTGTAGTAGTAGATGAGAACTATATTCGAGAATCCATCCTGGATCCGAATAAAAAACGCGTCAAGGGATTCACCGGTATCGTTATGCCGCCTTTTGTTTTGGATGATGCCCGGGTTGATGCCATCATCGCCTACATTAAGAGCTTGAAATGAAGGTGCGAGTGGCAAAGGACAGAGGACTATGACGAGCACGGCAGTACAGGGAACGAACTACATCACGGCAGCCAAAGGCCTGCGATCGTGGTTGATCACCCTCGATCATAAGCGCATCGGCATGTTGTATTTGATTTCGGTCCTGGTGGCGTTCCTAGCCGGCGGCACATTTGCGCTTTTGATCCGCACGGAGCTGATATCTCCCGGAAAAACGATCGTGGATGCGCATACCTACAACCAGCTTTTCACATTGCACGGCGCTCTCATGGTGTTTGGCTTTATTATCCCCTCTATACCTGCGGCGATGGGCAATTTCGTGTTGCCCATCATGCTGGGCGCGAAAGACGTAGCATTTCCTCGAATCAATCTCGCTAGCTATTATATCTACGTGATCGGCACGATTTTCTTGCTCGCAGCCATTGTGTCAGGCTCGGTCGATACGGGGTGGACGTTTTACACTCCGTATAGTGTGCAAGAGTCCGCCCCCGTCATTCTTACGACATTCGGTGTGTTTGTGATGGGATTCTCGTCCATTTTGACGGGGGTCAACTTCATTACCACGGTACACAAGATGCGCGCACCAGGACTGACGTGGCGCAAGCTCAATCTCTTCGTCTGGGGTATGTACGCGACGAGCGTGATCCAGGTTTTGGCGACGCCGGTGCTTGCCATCACCCTGTTTTTGCTTCTGATGGAGAATGTGTTGCGGTTGGGCATTTTCGATCCCAAATTGGGTGGAGACCCCGTGCTCTTTCAGCACTTCTTTTGGTTTTATTCCCATCCGGCCGTCTACATCATGATTTTGCCGGGCATGGCCATTGTGAGTGAGCTGATTTCAACGTTTTCCCGCCATAAGATCTTTGGTTATTTCTTCGTGGCCATGAGCTCGTTGGCGCTGGCGCTTCTGGGATTTTTGGTATGGGGACACCATTTGTTTGTCAGCGGCATGTCGGAGTACGCCACAATGGTATTTTCCGCGCTCACCTTTCTCGTCGCTATCCCGTCGGCGGTCAAGGTTTTCAACTGGACAGCAACGCTCTACAAGGGGTCGATTTCCTTAAAATCGCCGATGCTGTACGCATTGTCGTTTATCGTGTTGTTTTCCGTAGGAGGGCTGACAGGCCTCTTTTTGGGCACGCTTTCCGTGGACGTCCACCTGCATGATACCTATTTTGTGGTGGCTCATTTTCATTACGTCATGGTTGGCGGCACTGTCTTTGGGTTTCTGGGAGGCCTTCATTACTGGTGGCCCAAGTTCACCGGGCGGCTCTACAAC encodes:
- a CDS encoding cbb3-type cytochrome c oxidase subunit I, whose protein sequence is MTSTAVQGTNYITAAKGLRSWLITLDHKRIGMLYLISVLVAFLAGGTFALLIRTELISPGKTIVDAHTYNQLFTLHGALMVFGFIIPSIPAAMGNFVLPIMLGAKDVAFPRINLASYYIYVIGTIFLLAAIVSGSVDTGWTFYTPYSVQESAPVILTTFGVFVMGFSSILTGVNFITTVHKMRAPGLTWRKLNLFVWGMYATSVIQVLATPVLAITLFLLLMENVLRLGIFDPKLGGDPVLFQHFFWFYSHPAVYIMILPGMAIVSELISTFSRHKIFGYFFVAMSSLALALLGFLVWGHHLFVSGMSEYATMVFSALTFLVAIPSAVKVFNWTATLYKGSISLKSPMLYALSFIVLFSVGGLTGLFLGTLSVDVHLHDTYFVVAHFHYVMVGGTVFGFLGGLHYWWPKFTGRLYNETTAVVAWALVFVGFNVTFGSQFILGSRGMPRRYYDYLDQFQPLHAFSSVGAYILGVGFVVMLGMLIHSLIRGKVSSRNPWMSASYEWMTTTPPPVENFAETPIMVRGPYDYDEASDEELFDQGKNVPAVMTVRSIPVGS